The Etheostoma cragini isolate CJK2018 chromosome 15, CSU_Ecrag_1.0, whole genome shotgun sequence genome window below encodes:
- the LOC117958432 gene encoding neurogenic differentiation factor 2-like isoform X1 — MLTRLFSDPSLLPDVQKYSGWAEDSDDEDSKLKEDDQDTQEDTEGSELRGSSRTHSEHAGEDDDDDEVDEEDDDDGEDTGGDRPKKRGPKKRKMTPARVERSKMRRVKANARERTRMHDLNSALDNLRKVVPCYSKTQKLSKIETLRLAKNYIWALSEILRSGKRPDLVAYVQTLCKGLSQPTTNLVAGCLQLNSRNFLTEQQCQDGGRYGSSSFSMHSYPYQCARLSSPHCQPGSGSNSHPLRTHGYSAYDSLYGGSGSPEYNSPEYEGPLSPPLCINGNFSLKHQGSASPENEKGYHYSAMHYSGLPGSRNTGPHNLVFGSSGARTGIHSENVLPYHDIHLHHDRAPVYDELNAFFHN; from the coding sequence ATGTTGACGAGGCTTTTCAGTGACCCCTCGCTGCTTCCCGATGTGCAGAAATACTCTGGCTGGGCGGAGGACAGCGATGACGAGGATTCCAAGCTCAAAGAAGATGATCAGGACACCCAGGAGGACACGGAGGGATCGGAGCTGAGAGGAAGCAGCCGTACGCACTCCGAGCACGCCGGGGAAGACGACGACGACGATGAGGTGGATGAGGAGGACGACGACGACGGAGAGGATACAGGGGGGGACAGGCCCAAGAAAAGGGGTCCCAAGAAGCGCAAAATGACCCCGGCCCGTGTCGAGCGCTCCAAGATGCGGCGGGTAAAAGCCAATGCACGGGAGCGGACCCGCATGCACGACCTGAACTCTGCGCTCGACAATCTGCGTAAAGTGGTGCCCTGCTACTCCAAAACGCAAAAACTTTCCAAAATCGAGACACTGCGGTTGGCCAAAAACTATATCTGGGCCTTGTCGGAGATATTGCGCTCTGGAAAAAGGCCTGACCTTGTGGCTTACGTCCAGACGCTGTGCAAGGGACTCTCCCAGCCCACGACCAACCTGGTGGCGGGGTGCCTGCAGTTAAACTCCCGTAATTTCCTAACCGAACAGCAGTGTCAGGACGGGGGGAGGTACGGGTCCAGCTCCTTCTCCATGCATTCCTACCCATACCAGTGTGCGCGTCTCTCCAGTCCCCACTGCCAGCCGGGTTCGGGCTCAAACTCGCATCCGCTGAGGACGCACGGCTACTCGGCTTACGATTCTCTGTACGGTGGGAGCGGATCTCCAGAGTATAACAGCCCCGAGTATGAGGGGCCCCTCAGCCCGCCACTGTGCATCAATGGCAACTTTTCCCTGAAGCACCAAGGCTCTGCGTCCCCCGAAAACGAGAAGGGGTACCACTACTCTGCTATGCATTACTCCGGCCTGCCTGGCTCCAGAAACACCGGGCCCCACAACCTGGTGTTTGGCTCCTCGGGGGCCCGGACCGGCATTCACTCTGAAAACGTCCTGCCTTACCACGACATACACTTACACCACGACAGGGCCCCAGTGTATGATGAACTGAACGCGTTTTTTCACAATTAA
- the ppp1r1b gene encoding protein phosphatase 1 regulatory subunit 1B isoform X4, which translates to MEPHVSTEDEGEPKERKIHFAVPASVPTNLDPRQVEMIRRRRPTPATLFRVADQSSPEDDQSTHQVKWVVGENGVLKPKRVNPNVYQPPSLRAHQETATTEHSDKFSTVRETARQIQAEQEEEEEEEEEEEEEEEEEEDVEEEKGDKIKGIREKKGQGNY; encoded by the exons ATGGAGCCCCATGTGTCCACCGAGGACGAGGGGGAGCCAAAGGAGAGAAAGATCCATTTTGCTGTGCCGGCCTCTGTACCCACCAACCTGGACCCTCGGCAAGTGGAGATG ATCCGGCGCAGGAGGCCAACACCTGCCACACTGTTTAGAGTAGCTGACCAATCATCTCCTGAGGATGATCAGTCCACCCATCAGGTAAAG TGGGTCGTAGGAGAAAACGGAGTGCTCAAACCAAAGCGTGTCAATCCAAACGTGTATCAGCCTCCATCACTCAGAG CTCACCAAGAGACGGCAACCACCGAACACTCAGACAAGTTTTCCACCGTGAGAGAGACGGCCAGGCAGATCCAGGCagaacaggaggaagaggaggaggaggaagaggaggaagaggaggaggaggaggaggaagaggatgtggaggaggaaaaggggGACAAAATCAAGGGTATAAGAGAGAAGAAAGGTCAAGGGAattactga
- the ppp1r1b gene encoding protein phosphatase 1 regulatory subunit 1B isoform X1, whose translation MEPHVSTEDEGEPKERKIHFAVPASVPTNLDPRQVEMIRRRRPTPATLFRVADQSSPEDDQSTHQVKWVVGENGVLKPKRVNPNVYQPPSLRAVQKMAEAHMQNLGIYPSLEDPCEGGDEDDHWQGTEGEDTSPTKVAAHQETATTEHSDKFSTVRETARQIQAEQEEEEEEEEEEEEEEEEEEDVEEEKGDKIKGIREKKGQGNY comes from the exons ATGGAGCCCCATGTGTCCACCGAGGACGAGGGGGAGCCAAAGGAGAGAAAGATCCATTTTGCTGTGCCGGCCTCTGTACCCACCAACCTGGACCCTCGGCAAGTGGAGATG ATCCGGCGCAGGAGGCCAACACCTGCCACACTGTTTAGAGTAGCTGACCAATCATCTCCTGAGGATGATCAGTCCACCCATCAGGTAAAG TGGGTCGTAGGAGAAAACGGAGTGCTCAAACCAAAGCGTGTCAATCCAAACGTGTATCAGCCTCCATCACTCAGAG CTGTGCAGAAGATGGCTGAAGCCCATATGCAGAACCTAGGTATCTACCCCTCTTTAGAGGACCCTTGTGAAGGGGGGGACGAAGACGACCACTGGCAGGGAACAGAGGGAGAGGACACATCTCCCACCAAAGTTGCTG CTCACCAAGAGACGGCAACCACCGAACACTCAGACAAGTTTTCCACCGTGAGAGAGACGGCCAGGCAGATCCAGGCagaacaggaggaagaggaggaggaggaagaggaggaagaggaggaggaggaggaggaagaggatgtggaggaggaaaaggggGACAAAATCAAGGGTATAAGAGAGAAGAAAGGTCAAGGGAattactga
- the ppp1r1b gene encoding protein phosphatase 1 regulatory subunit 1B isoform X5, producing the protein MEPHVSTEDEGEPKERKIHFAVPASVPTNLDPRQVEMIRRRRPTPATLFRVADQSSPEDDQSTHQWVVGENGVLKPKRVNPNVYQPPSLRAHQETATTEHSDKFSTVRETARQIQAEQEEEEEEEEEEEEEEEEEEDVEEEKGDKIKGIREKKGQGNY; encoded by the exons ATGGAGCCCCATGTGTCCACCGAGGACGAGGGGGAGCCAAAGGAGAGAAAGATCCATTTTGCTGTGCCGGCCTCTGTACCCACCAACCTGGACCCTCGGCAAGTGGAGATG ATCCGGCGCAGGAGGCCAACACCTGCCACACTGTTTAGAGTAGCTGACCAATCATCTCCTGAGGATGATCAGTCCACCCATCAG TGGGTCGTAGGAGAAAACGGAGTGCTCAAACCAAAGCGTGTCAATCCAAACGTGTATCAGCCTCCATCACTCAGAG CTCACCAAGAGACGGCAACCACCGAACACTCAGACAAGTTTTCCACCGTGAGAGAGACGGCCAGGCAGATCCAGGCagaacaggaggaagaggaggaggaggaagaggaggaagaggaggaggaggaggaggaagaggatgtggaggaggaaaaggggGACAAAATCAAGGGTATAAGAGAGAAGAAAGGTCAAGGGAattactga
- the ppp1r1b gene encoding protein phosphatase 1 regulatory subunit 1B isoform X2 — protein sequence MEPHVSTEDEGEPKERKIHFAVPASVPTNLDPRQVEMIRRRRPTPATLFRVADQSSPEDDQSTHQWVVGENGVLKPKRVNPNVYQPPSLRAVQKMAEAHMQNLGIYPSLEDPCEGGDEDDHWQGTEGEDTSPTKVAAHQETATTEHSDKFSTVRETARQIQAEQEEEEEEEEEEEEEEEEEEDVEEEKGDKIKGIREKKGQGNY from the exons ATGGAGCCCCATGTGTCCACCGAGGACGAGGGGGAGCCAAAGGAGAGAAAGATCCATTTTGCTGTGCCGGCCTCTGTACCCACCAACCTGGACCCTCGGCAAGTGGAGATG ATCCGGCGCAGGAGGCCAACACCTGCCACACTGTTTAGAGTAGCTGACCAATCATCTCCTGAGGATGATCAGTCCACCCATCAG TGGGTCGTAGGAGAAAACGGAGTGCTCAAACCAAAGCGTGTCAATCCAAACGTGTATCAGCCTCCATCACTCAGAG CTGTGCAGAAGATGGCTGAAGCCCATATGCAGAACCTAGGTATCTACCCCTCTTTAGAGGACCCTTGTGAAGGGGGGGACGAAGACGACCACTGGCAGGGAACAGAGGGAGAGGACACATCTCCCACCAAAGTTGCTG CTCACCAAGAGACGGCAACCACCGAACACTCAGACAAGTTTTCCACCGTGAGAGAGACGGCCAGGCAGATCCAGGCagaacaggaggaagaggaggaggaggaagaggaggaagaggaggaggaggaggaggaagaggatgtggaggaggaaaaggggGACAAAATCAAGGGTATAAGAGAGAAGAAAGGTCAAGGGAattactga
- the ppp1r1b gene encoding protein phosphatase 1 regulatory subunit 1B isoform X3, whose translation MEPHVSTEDEGEPKERKIHFAVPASVPTNLDPRQVEMIRRRRPTPATLFRVADQSSPEDDQSTHQVKWVVGENGVLKPKRVNPNVYQPPSLRAVQKMAEAHMQNLGIYPSLEDPCEGGDEDDHWQGTEGEDTSPTKAHQETATTEHSDKFSTVRETARQIQAEQEEEEEEEEEEEEEEEEEEDVEEEKGDKIKGIREKKGQGNY comes from the exons ATGGAGCCCCATGTGTCCACCGAGGACGAGGGGGAGCCAAAGGAGAGAAAGATCCATTTTGCTGTGCCGGCCTCTGTACCCACCAACCTGGACCCTCGGCAAGTGGAGATG ATCCGGCGCAGGAGGCCAACACCTGCCACACTGTTTAGAGTAGCTGACCAATCATCTCCTGAGGATGATCAGTCCACCCATCAGGTAAAG TGGGTCGTAGGAGAAAACGGAGTGCTCAAACCAAAGCGTGTCAATCCAAACGTGTATCAGCCTCCATCACTCAGAG CTGTGCAGAAGATGGCTGAAGCCCATATGCAGAACCTAGGTATCTACCCCTCTTTAGAGGACCCTTGTGAAGGGGGGGACGAAGACGACCACTGGCAGGGAACAGAGGGAGAGGACACATCTCCCACCAAAG CTCACCAAGAGACGGCAACCACCGAACACTCAGACAAGTTTTCCACCGTGAGAGAGACGGCCAGGCAGATCCAGGCagaacaggaggaagaggaggaggaggaagaggaggaagaggaggaggaggaggaggaagaggatgtggaggaggaaaaggggGACAAAATCAAGGGTATAAGAGAGAAGAAAGGTCAAGGGAattactga
- the LOC117958432 gene encoding neurogenic differentiation factor 2-like isoform X2, which translates to MKGATMLTRLFSDPSLLPDVQKYSGWAEDSDDEDSKLKEDDQDTQEDTEGSELRGSSRTHSEHAGEDDDDDEVDEEDDDDGEDTGGDRPKKRGPKKRKMTPARVERSKMRRVKANARERTRMHDLNSALDNLRKVVPCYSKTQKLSKIETLRLAKNYIWALSEILRSGKRPDLVAYVQTLCKGLSQPTTNLVAGCLQLNSRNFLTEQQCQDGGRYGSSSFSMHSYPYQCARLSSPHCQPGSGSNSHPLRTHGYSAYDSLYGGSGSPEYNSPEYEGPLSPPLCINGNFSLKHQGSASPENEKGYHYSAMHYSGLPGSRNTGPHNLVFGSSGARTGIHSENVLPYHDIHLHHDRAPVYDELNAFFHN; encoded by the exons ATGAAAGG AGCCACAATGTTGACGAGGCTTTTCAGTGACCCCTCGCTGCTTCCCGATGTGCAGAAATACTCTGGCTGGGCGGAGGACAGCGATGACGAGGATTCCAAGCTCAAAGAAGATGATCAGGACACCCAGGAGGACACGGAGGGATCGGAGCTGAGAGGAAGCAGCCGTACGCACTCCGAGCACGCCGGGGAAGACGACGACGACGATGAGGTGGATGAGGAGGACGACGACGACGGAGAGGATACAGGGGGGGACAGGCCCAAGAAAAGGGGTCCCAAGAAGCGCAAAATGACCCCGGCCCGTGTCGAGCGCTCCAAGATGCGGCGGGTAAAAGCCAATGCACGGGAGCGGACCCGCATGCACGACCTGAACTCTGCGCTCGACAATCTGCGTAAAGTGGTGCCCTGCTACTCCAAAACGCAAAAACTTTCCAAAATCGAGACACTGCGGTTGGCCAAAAACTATATCTGGGCCTTGTCGGAGATATTGCGCTCTGGAAAAAGGCCTGACCTTGTGGCTTACGTCCAGACGCTGTGCAAGGGACTCTCCCAGCCCACGACCAACCTGGTGGCGGGGTGCCTGCAGTTAAACTCCCGTAATTTCCTAACCGAACAGCAGTGTCAGGACGGGGGGAGGTACGGGTCCAGCTCCTTCTCCATGCATTCCTACCCATACCAGTGTGCGCGTCTCTCCAGTCCCCACTGCCAGCCGGGTTCGGGCTCAAACTCGCATCCGCTGAGGACGCACGGCTACTCGGCTTACGATTCTCTGTACGGTGGGAGCGGATCTCCAGAGTATAACAGCCCCGAGTATGAGGGGCCCCTCAGCCCGCCACTGTGCATCAATGGCAACTTTTCCCTGAAGCACCAAGGCTCTGCGTCCCCCGAAAACGAGAAGGGGTACCACTACTCTGCTATGCATTACTCCGGCCTGCCTGGCTCCAGAAACACCGGGCCCCACAACCTGGTGTTTGGCTCCTCGGGGGCCCGGACCGGCATTCACTCTGAAAACGTCCTGCCTTACCACGACATACACTTACACCACGACAGGGCCCCAGTGTATGATGAACTGAACGCGTTTTTTCACAATTAA